GCCGCCTTAGGGAACAGAACCATAATGATGGCTACCGGAAAAAATTGAACCACTTTACCCAGGGTGACGGCCGCGCTGTAATTGCCAGCCTGCACCGGATCAAAAAAGCGGCGCACCAAAATGGCGTCCATGTTCAGCAGCAGGGCATAGCCGATGAGGCCAACGGCCGTAAACGCCGAGTAGCGAAACAGCTCTGGCAGCTTGACTTGATGGTGGACGGCCGTTTTCTGCTTCACCGCCCCATCTAGCACCAGCCAGCCTACCAGCAGGGCCAAGCCGCTGGCTAACGGCAGCGATATCATCGCCCCAAACGCGCCTAATCCCAACCAGATGAGCAGCGCCCCAAAAACCAGGCGCAGCAGCGCCTGAGCCACCTGCACCGCACCCAATTCGGCAAACTGCTGCAATCCTTGCAGCGCGCCGCCCACCACCGGCCGCACCACCATCAGCAGCGTCGCCACCGCCAGCGCCAGCACCGCGCCAATCTCATCAATTTGCAAAAATTGGGCCAACGGCCAGCTCAACAGCAGCATCACCCCCATAGCCGCCGCGCCCCAACGCCAGGAAAGACGAAACATAGATTGGAAAAAAGAAGCGATACGCCCCGCTGCCTCCGGTTCTGCCTGAAAGCGGGCGATGTAGCGCGTGACAACGGTTTGGATAACCCGCGAAGCAACAACCAACACCTGCCCCACGGCCGCCAACGCCACTACCACGCTAAACTCCACCGGCGACAGCAGCCGGCCGGCGACCAGGTTAAACAGGTAATCGAAGGCAAAGGCCAGGGTGACGGCCCCAACGAGCGCCATGCTTTGCCACAGGCTGGGGGTGAGCGTTGGGATGTGTCGGGGACGGGAGGCCATATTAGTGGGAGGTAGACGGCCGTTTCTGCACATGCCGGTAACGCCAGCGGATTTGCCAGACGCGCCACACGGCTTCAACCTTCACCGGCACGTCCATCTTGCTCTTGCCAATGCGGCGATCTTCAAAATAAATCGGTAATTCTAAGACCCGAAAACCCATTTTCTGACACAAATAGGCAATTTCCACTTGAAATACGTAGCCATTGCTGATGACCTGTCGCCAATCCACCGCTTCCAGAACCTGTCGGCGAAAGACCTTAAATCCGGCCGTGGCGTCTTTGGCATTAATGCCCAAAATAGTGCGCGAATAAACCTGGTTGGCCCACCAGGACAGAAAATAGCGCCACCACGACCAGCGCTCGTCTACCTGGCCGCCGGGCACGTAGCGCGAGCCAACCACTACGTCGTAATCCGCCAACTGCGCGACCATTTGCGGGATGTAATCGGGTGAATGGGAGAAGTCGGCGTCCATTTGCACAATGACATCCGCGCCCATTTGCAGCGCCCTCTGAAACCCCTGCGCATAGGCCGTGCCTAACCCCTGCTTGCCGGACCGGTGCATCACCAGCATCTTCTCTGGATGAGACAGCGCCAATTTATCAGCAATCTGTCCCGTGCCATCCGGCGAATTATCATCCACGATGACCAGGCTCAGGTCGGCAAACGGCAGGGCATAGAGCGCATCGGTCATGGCGCGCACATTCTCAGCTTCGTTGTAGGTAGGTAAGACGACGAAAATTTTCATAAGTTTGTCCTGCACGGACGGGGACGCAGCGGCTAGCCAGGTCGGTTAACCGACCTGGCAGCCGTTTAATCGCGCGCGGCGATGGGCAGGTATACTTTCAGGCCATGGATCGGTAAATGAAATGTCAGGGAGCGGCTGCCTCCGTCACCGGCCAGGGTGGCCTGGTTGGTGATGAGGGTGAAATCGGTCAGGGCGGGGTCAATCGTCACCCGGTAAGAGAACGTTGTTTGCCCCTCAGCGGGGATAACGCCGTTCCATTGGATGGTATTGGTTGCGGCATTGTAGACCGCGCCGTTTGTAGGGCTGCCGGGCACAAGGACGACATGGGCGGGAAGGGGATTGTTCAACACGGCCGTTGGCGTCGCCCGCCCCTGGTTACGCAAGATGAATACAAACTCAAAGGCTGCCCCTGGCTCCATCAACCCACTGCCAACCAGCGACGAAACTGAGAAATTGGCCGGAGTAATTAACTCGGCCACAAACAAGTCGCGGGCATTATTGGTGTCGTTGGGCACGATATTAGAGGCTTCGGTGGCAAAACCCACCGAACGACAGTCGGCAGAAAGTACGGCGCGGTGCGCCCGGCCATTGCCCATCTCGCCACCCAAACCAACCGTTACCAGATGGGTGGTCTGGGTCAGGCGGTCACGCAGGAAAACCTGGCGCTGGCCGTTGTGGGGGATGGGGACCAGGTTGGTGGCCTCTGAGGTAAAGACAATATAACGGCCGTCACCACAAATGGCCGGGTCTTTGCCTTCAGCGTTGGCTTGCTGCCCAGTCGAAGAGACGCTGACCATCTCCAGGCTCTCGCTAATCCGGTCGTAGACAAAAATGTCGGCCGTGCCGTTGCTGTCGTTGGGGACCAGGTTACTGGCAAATGAGCGGAAGACAATGTAACGGCCGTCGGCCGAAATACGCGCCGGGTTGCTCAATCCACTGGACTGCCCGCCGCCCACCGGTCGGCTGATCAGGCGCGTTTCTTTTGTCACCCGGTCATACAGCATAATGTCGCGCACATCGTTGCTGTCGCCAGGAACCAGGTTGGTCGCGTCGGAGGCGTAGACGATGAAACGGCCGTCATAACTGGACTCCGCGCCCACCACAACACCATCGGGATAAACCCCGCCGGGGCCTTTGGTGATGCGTTCGATGACGCCCGTCTGTAAATCACGCACGTAAATGGCTGTCAATCTGTCGGAATTTGTATCTACAATCCCATCTCCATTGGAAGAAAAAATCACGTAGCGCGCATCGGGCGAAATAAACCCGACGCTGTTGCCGTCTATCTGCCCGCCGTGCCGGTTTAAGGAAACCCGGCTTAACTGACCGGTGTGGCGGTCGTACAAAAAAACGTCCAACCCATCATCTACCCAGGGATGTCGGTTGGTGTCGCCGGGCACGAAATTGCTGGCATAGGAGTTAAATGAGACGTAACGGCCGTCCGCGGAAACCATTGGGTCAAAACTGCGCTGGTCGGCGGGTTGGCTGTCGTCACCAATCATCTTCACTGTTAGATTGGTCGTCCGGTCATGGATAAAAATGTCAACAAAATTCACCTCAGTTTGATCCGGCGCCCAATTGGTGTTGAAGGATTCAAACGCCACCACCTGGGCATCGCCCGACACCGCCAGAAAATAAGAATCTAGATCACTTTGCGCCCCGCCGCTGCCCACGCTGACGCGCACCGCATTGGCCACAAACTGAGCCGACGCTATCTGGCTAAACACCAGCAAGATCAACAAAGAAAGGGCCAGCGCCGCTGCCGGGAAACGGCCGTTTGTCCATACCATAGTTGTTTTGGGGGTTTTCTCAATACCGTACATACTGGATTCATTCTCCTTTTGCCTCAACAAGATAAGGCCCAAACAAGCGAGACAGGCTTCAAGCCCGACCCGCCTTTGAGCAAGATGACGTTTCGCCAGAACCGCAAAACGAGAGGATTGTACTTGAACCGAACCGGAGCAACAATACAGCAGCGCCAGCGACAAGCATCCTACTGCCCTACGCTGCCCAGCGAAACTGGCTCACCCAGGCGCTCGCCGGTCACGGCGTCGTAGAGGCCGATAGATAGATTTTTAATCCCGGCCATGTCCCAAGCCGCCAGCGGATGCGCCTGCGCCAGCACATCACCCGGCTGCCAGGTAGATGGGTCCACGTCCAGCCCATCCCACTGGGCCACAATCTCACCGCGCTCATCGAGGGCATGGACGAAGATTTTTAACGGCCGTTCCGTCTCCGCCGCCACCCGCCACGCCGTCAGCAGCCCGTTCTCGCTCCGCTGCCAGCCCAGATAGACCAGCGGGCCAAAATCCACTACCTGATCCGCCCAGTCCCACTGCGGTGGGGCAGGCAGCCGATAAAGCGCCTGCCCGCCAACGGCCGTCACCATTTCTTCCGGCCACAACGCCGCCAATTCAGGCAAAGACGGCCGTTCCCCTTCCACCACCAGCCAGCCCCCTTCCCCCGGCCAGATCAGGCTCGACTGCGCCGCAAACCAGCGCGGCCGCACGTCATTGGTCGCCCACTGCGCCGCCAATTCCGCCGCCAAGGCCCCTGGGCGCGTCCCACTGAAAGCCACGTGAACCGGCGGCCCGTCAGCCTCTACTGAATACACGAAGATACTGTCGCCAATGCGCGCCAGCGGCTCCCGTTCCCGGAACCAGGCATAAGCCTCACGCGCCTCGCCCAGCACCACGCCATGCAAATTGGTCACGCTGATGGCGTAGAAGCCGGGCGCGGGATTGGCCGGATTATACGCCTGCCGCGCCGGGTCGCCCTGCTCTGGGCCGGCCGCCCAGGTGGGCAGCGGCGTAAAATCCAGGCCATAGGCGCTGGGATGGGCCGTGCCAAAGTAGCTCAGTTGCAGCGGCTGGTCCGTCTGGCGCTGCCAGGCGGCCAACGCCGGTAAATCTTGCCCCCAATCCACGTTGCTGTCGGAAAGCAGCCGCCAGCTGTTGGCCGGCCCGCCCGCCAGGGTATTGAAATATGGGATGTAATGCGGCCACTGCCAGAGGCTAATCAGCACAACCGCGGCGGCCCCGGCAGCGGCCGTTCGCCGCGCCCACACCCCATCGGCCAACCGCCAAAGGGACACGGCCGTCGCCAGGTACAAAAACGGCAGCATCGGCAGCAAATAACGCACGCCAATATTCAACGCCGAAGCCATGCTGGCCGCCAGATAAAACAGCACCGGCAGCAGCAAAAACCAGGTCGTCGCCAGGCGCCACGCTTTCTGCCAGACAGCGACCGCCAGCGCCAGCAGCAGCAGCGCCAACGTCGGCAGCGGCGTTTTAAGCAAAAAGGCCACCGGGAAGTAATACCACCAGCCGGCCGCCGACGCTTCGCCAAAAAGATACTGTCCGTGCCCACGCCCGGTATACTGCAGCTGCCAGAACAGATCATCCCAAAACGCGCCGCCGGGCAGCGGCCGCAACGCCAACCCATACACCAGCCAGACGACCACGCCACCTACCAAACCGGCCACCACCAACGCCAGCAGCGGCCGCCAGGTTCGCCGCCGCCAGCTTAACCCCAGACCTAAAACAGTCAAAACCGGCAGCAGCAGCGCCGCGTTAAACTTGCTGACCGCCGCCAACCCCAACGCCGCGCCGGTCAGCAGCAGCGCCGGCCAATGCCATGCGGCGGCGCGGCGGGACTGCCGCGCCCACAGCCAATAGCCATACACGGCCGTCGTGAAAAACAACGTCAAAGCCAGGTCACCGGTGATGAGACGGCCGTGCGCCAGCACATTTGGGTCAAACAACAGCAGCGCCAGGGCCACCAACCCGGCCGTCGGCCCGGCCAACTGCCGCCCCCAGCGAAAAACCAACGCCCCCAACAACAGCGTCAGCCACATCACCGGCAGCCGCCCCAGAAAAATCAGGCGCAGCGGATTGGCGTTTAGCTGCCACAAAAAGGCGTCACCGGCCAACGACCAATTGCCGCTTTCCCAGGCTGGTGTGTTCAGCGGCAAAATTAGATCTGCTTCAGTGAGCAGCGGCAGCGCCGACCAAGCGCTGGCCCCCAGGGGATGACCTAGCAAAAAATGGGTCGCGCCCTGGCGCAGATAGGCAATGCCGCGAAAGAGATGGCTCTGTTCGTCTACGGTGGCGCTTTTCTGTACGGCGCTGCTAACCAACAGAGCAAACGCCAGCCAGAGCAGCGCAACGGCCGTCCAATGCGCTGTTTGTCTCTGCCCCTGCTTTCGGTAAAATCCCATCATGCAATCTCTTCGGCTGCGAATCGTTCTGGTTTTGGGTGGGCTGTTGGCTCCGGCCATTTTATGGGATGTGTCCCCCTGGCTGCGTGGCCCACAAGGCTGGCGCTGGCCGCTGCTGCCCTGGCCGCCCTGGCCCAACCTGTTGTTGAGCGCGGTAACGGCCGTTTTGTTCCTCGTCGGCTGGTGGCTGCTGCGCCACCGGGCCGCCCGCCAGACGCAGCGCGCTTTGTTGGCCCTGTTCGCCCTCAGCCTGCTGCTGCAAGCCAGCCTGCTCAATCTCACGCCGACCACCGGCGGCAATTACAGCCCGGCGGCGCTGCTGTTCGAGCGGTTGGCCTCCGCCCAGGCCAGCGGCTATTTTACCGCCGCCCAGGAAATTGACCATTTGCCCGACGCCCTGCGCCGCTATCCCCAACTCATGCCCAATTTCAGCGCCGATCCCCATCCGCGCAGCAAACCGCCGGGTATTGTGCTGGCCTATTACGGCAGCGAACAGCTTTTGGCCCGCCTACCGGCCATCAGCGACCCGCTGGGGCAGTGGGCGCGGGGCGTGCGCTGCGCGGATATGTGGCTGGCGACGCGCAGCAACGCCGCCCTGTCGGCCAATCTGCTGGTGGCCTTGTTGACGCCGCTGCTGGCGGCGCTGATCATCTGGCCGGCCTATGGTCTGGCGGCGCGCCAGGCCGGGCCAACGGCCGGTTGGCTGGCGGCGGGATTGGCCGCGCTGCTGCCCGGTCGTCTGGCGTTTGCGCCGCACATGGACACCCTCTACCCGCTGCTGGCCCTGTTGGCTCTCTCGCTGGCCGACCGGGGCGCGCGGCGCAATGATTGGCGCTTGGGCCTGCTGAGCGGGCTGGTCATCAGCCTGGCGACTTATCTGAGCCTGGTGAATGCCTTGATTGCGCCGCTGGTGGGGCTGTTTGTGCTGGCGCAGTTGGCGCAAGAGCGGCCAGATTTCTGGCGGCGATTGGCGGCGCATGGCCTGGCGATTTCGGCCGGGACGGTGAGCGTCTGGCTGGTCTATTGGCTGGTCAGCGGGGTAACGCCGTTGGATATTTACCACGCCGCCGCCCCGGCGCGCCACGACCTGTCGCGCAGTTATTGGGTGTGGCTGGTGTGGAACGTGTATGATTTTGCCATGTTTGCCGGACTGCCGTTGTTTGTGCTGGCGCTGCCCCGGTTGGCCGAACTGCGCCGCTGGCCGACGGCCGTTCCGCTGCTGCCCGCGTTTTGGCTGACGTTTGTGGCGCTGACGGTCAGCGGCATGATTCGCGGCGAGGTGGGGCGCATCTGGCTGATGTTGGCCGCCGCACCGCTGCTGCTGGCGGCGCGTGCATGGGGCAACGGCCGTCTGGCGGAGCGAGCGGGTTTGTGGCTGCTGCTGGTGGTGACGGCCGTTTCCTGGGCCATCAACGTCCGCTGGGAGACGACCACGCTGGAGTGGCCGCTGGCAACACCGCGCGTAATGGCAACGGCCGTGCCCACGCCCACGTATCCACTAACCGCCACTTTTGGGCCAGACATCCAACTGCTCGGGTACGATCTGGCTGCCGGCGAGCCGCTGGATCTGACGCTTTATTGGCAGACACAGGCGCGAACGGCCGTGCCCTACACCGTTTTTATTCACGTTGTGGATGAAACTGGGGCGATTGTGGCGCAGCGGGATGTGATGCCGGATAACGGCCGTCTGCCCACCACCTGCTGGCAGCCAGCGGAATTTATCAGTGACGGCCACAGCCTTACTCTGGACGGCTTACCAGCCGGAACCTACAGCCTGCGGCTGGGGTTGTATGATCAGGCGACGGGCGAACGATTGGGCGAACCGGTGATTTTGACCACGCTGCAACGATAGCCAGCCAGATTTGTACCCGTTTAGATTGGACAAATCTCAAAAGATTGGTCCAATCTTGCCTATTTCGTCCACGGCGGCAGCAGCAGCCGATCATCTCCGGCAGGGGTGAGGAGGCGGATTTGCCGATCTGGGTTGTAGAGGCCAACCTGAAGCCAGTAACGGCCGTTCGCCACATTTGCCAAATCAATTCGCTGCACCTGGAAGAAATAATCCCCGAATAACAACGATTCATAATCGGCGGCAAACGAATCATCTTGCGCCACAATCTGCCCCTCTTCATCCAGCAGATGGGCAAAAATGCGCCGGGAACCAGTGGGAAAAACGCGCTGCTCAATCTGCCAGGCGGTGATCAGCCAAAGCGCATCTTCGGCGTGGTGCAGTTCATAGCCATGCAGGCCAATCTGGTCGTCATCCAGGGTAAAAGTGACCGGCAGCGAAATTGTCTCCGCCGCGACGGCCTCCGTGGGAATCAACTGTTGGCTGCGATAGGCGGTTTTCGCCATTGTTGCAATCCATTCTCTCGCCGCTGGCGCTAAATCGGCGTTGAAACCATAGGTAAGCGGCGCGGAACTCAGCTCCAAAGCATTTGCCAGCCAGGGTGAAAGCGGCGTGGATTCATGAATAAACCACCATCCCTCGGTGGGCGGCACAACCAGACCGCCGCGGGCATCAAACCAGCGGCGCGGCGTGGTATTGACGCCAAAGCTTTGGC
This genomic stretch from Candidatus Leptovillus gracilis harbors:
- a CDS encoding phospholipid carrier-dependent glycosyltransferase, whose product is MMGFYRKQGQRQTAHWTAVALLWLAFALLVSSAVQKSATVDEQSHLFRGIAYLRQGATHFLLGHPLGASAWSALPLLTEADLILPLNTPAWESGNWSLAGDAFLWQLNANPLRLIFLGRLPVMWLTLLLGALVFRWGRQLAGPTAGLVALALLLFDPNVLAHGRLITGDLALTLFFTTAVYGYWLWARQSRRAAAWHWPALLLTGAALGLAAVSKFNAALLLPVLTVLGLGLSWRRRTWRPLLALVVAGLVGGVVVWLVYGLALRPLPGGAFWDDLFWQLQYTGRGHGQYLFGEASAAGWWYYFPVAFLLKTPLPTLALLLLALAVAVWQKAWRLATTWFLLLPVLFYLAASMASALNIGVRYLLPMLPFLYLATAVSLWRLADGVWARRTAAAGAAAVVLISLWQWPHYIPYFNTLAGGPANSWRLLSDSNVDWGQDLPALAAWQRQTDQPLQLSYFGTAHPSAYGLDFTPLPTWAAGPEQGDPARQAYNPANPAPGFYAISVTNLHGVVLGEAREAYAWFREREPLARIGDSIFVYSVEADGPPVHVAFSGTRPGALAAELAAQWATNDVRPRWFAAQSSLIWPGEGGWLVVEGERPSLPELAALWPEEMVTAVGGQALYRLPAPPQWDWADQVVDFGPLVYLGWQRSENGLLTAWRVAAETERPLKIFVHALDERGEIVAQWDGLDVDPSTWQPGDVLAQAHPLAAWDMAGIKNLSIGLYDAVTGERLGEPVSLGSVGQ
- a CDS encoding polyprenol monophosphomannose synthase, which produces MKIFVVLPTYNEAENVRAMTDALYALPFADLSLVIVDDNSPDGTGQIADKLALSHPEKMLVMHRSGKQGLGTAYAQGFQRALQMGADVIVQMDADFSHSPDYIPQMVAQLADYDVVVGSRYVPGGQVDERWSWWRYFLSWWANQVYSRTILGINAKDATAGFKVFRRQVLEAVDWRQVISNGYVFQVEIAYLCQKMGFRVLELPIYFEDRRIGKSKMDVPVKVEAVWRVWQIRWRYRHVQKRPSTSH
- a CDS encoding PD40 domain-containing protein, yielding MYGIEKTPKTTMVWTNGRFPAAALALSLLILLVFSQIASAQFVANAVRVSVGSGGAQSDLDSYFLAVSGDAQVVAFESFNTNWAPDQTEVNFVDIFIHDRTTNLTVKMIGDDSQPADQRSFDPMVSADGRYVSFNSYASNFVPGDTNRHPWVDDGLDVFLYDRHTGQLSRVSLNRHGGQIDGNSVGFISPDARYVIFSSNGDGIVDTNSDRLTAIYVRDLQTGVIERITKGPGGVYPDGVVVGAESSYDGRFIVYASDATNLVPGDSNDVRDIMLYDRVTKETRLISRPVGGGQSSGLSNPARISADGRYIVFRSFASNLVPNDSNGTADIFVYDRISESLEMVSVSSTGQQANAEGKDPAICGDGRYIVFTSEATNLVPIPHNGQRQVFLRDRLTQTTHLVTVGLGGEMGNGRAHRAVLSADCRSVGFATEASNIVPNDTNNARDLFVAELITPANFSVSSLVGSGLMEPGAAFEFVFILRNQGRATPTAVLNNPLPAHVVLVPGSPTNGAVYNAATNTIQWNGVIPAEGQTTFSYRVTIDPALTDFTLITNQATLAGDGGSRSLTFHLPIHGLKVYLPIAARD
- a CDS encoding oligosaccharide flippase family protein — its product is MALVGAVTLAFAFDYLFNLVAGRLLSPVEFSVVVALAAVGQVLVVASRVIQTVVTRYIARFQAEPEAAGRIASFFQSMFRLSWRWGAAAMGVMLLLSWPLAQFLQIDEIGAVLALAVATLLMVVRPVVGGALQGLQQFAELGAVQVAQALLRLVFGALLIWLGLGAFGAMISLPLASGLALLVGWLVLDGAVKQKTAVHHQVKLPELFRYSAFTAVGLIGYALLLNMDAILVRRFFDPVQAGNYSAAVTLGKVVQFFPVAIIMVLFPKAAQRQAAHRDTSRVLIPAMLVVALVCGGLAVLYALFPDFIVRATLGGGYQVDGAVLGLVGLAMLLLSLANVWLNFYLSTEWPRFVYLIGLGILVQAGLMIAFHSQLWHLPAAMAVNGLWLTLAGGVVYLWRRRHPDGE